The genomic window TCTGCCAAAGGCCCTGCTATTAAATAGCCTACAGCAGAAGCGATCTGTAAAAGTAGCGATCGCGCTGCAAAAACCCTTCCTTGCACATTGGGTGGTACTTTCGCTAACCAAATAGCACTATCCGAACTGCCATTTAAAGGAAAATTCAAAGAAGAACAAAATTGTCCCGGAATCCAAACCCAAGGTGTTCTACCCAAACCAAAGACAATTTTACTGATACCTGCACCCATCATCCCCCATAAAACGCCTTTAATTTTCCGTTTAAAACCGCCCCAAGTGCTAACAACTATCGCCCCTATCACACCACCAACACCAGCCGCAGCAGCCAAGCTACCTAGCACTAAAGTATTATTATTAGTGCGCGACAAAATCATAGGTGAGTATAAGGAATTTCCAACATCATGGGGTAGCCAAAATAATAAATTAACTATTAACAACGCCAGCAAACTTTTGTGAGTAGTAATATAACGCCAACCCAATCCCAAATCTTGCCAAATGTTGGCTATATTTTCGTTTTTTGTGGTTGGTATTGGTTGAGGAATACTCACAAATAATAAGCTCCCAATTGCTACAATAAACGTCGAAATATCAATTAACCAAATTCCTAGAAAACCAATGACAGTGTAAAGATACCCCGCCAAAGCAGGTGCAATAATTTGACTACCGTAACCGGATAAAAATTCTAGACTACTAGCACGAGTATAGTGTTGTTTAGGAATCATCAGTGATACTGATGCTGAGTACGCCAAAGATTGAAATTGATTAAAAGTTCCAACAATCGCGCCTGTCAGATAAAAGTGCCAAATTTGTAGATTATTGGTGAGATGCAACAACAAAATTACAATTGTGCTGAGAACTGCAACAGTATCACCCACCATCATTAAAAATTTGCGGTTAAATCGGTCTACAATTACACCACTAATGGGAGTAATAATAATACTTGGTAGCAAACTAAAAAAACCTACCAGAGTCAAAGTTGTGGCTTTACCTGTAATTTCCCATGCCCAAATTTCAATTGCAAAGCCAGTCATATTGCTACCAATGGTAGACACTAATTGACCAAGCCAAACGATGAGAAAATTACGCATACTAGCTAGATTTGGTTGTTGTGGTATAAAAATTCTCTGACTCTCTGACTCTCTGACTCTCTGCGCCTCTGCGTGAAAAAAATCCTCCCCTAAAATATGCAACGCCAATGAATATAATTTCAGTCAGATTCTTTCATGTATTCCTTGATTTGGGCAATTCGTTCTTGTGGTTTTAATAGAGGACAGTTTGTACATTTCTCATCACAAGGAGGAATAAAAGCATATAAACAACAGGTAAGCCGAACTGTAGCTGTAGCTGGTAAACCAGGTTCGTTAAGTTGTTCAGTGCGGACTAAATTATAAAGTGGGTTACGTCCTGGCATAACTGAACTGTAAGCTTGTTCATACAAGACGGAGTAATCTGTTTTTATTGATTCTGAATTTGTAACTTTATTAAGTTTGGCAAACTGCCATTCTGAAGCATTTACCGCATTACCCCACATATTTTTTTAGAAAGTTTAGTTAAACGAGGAATGGGTATAGGTAATCTTTGGGGATAAATTACATTATCACTTAAATCATGAAACCATAACGCCTTGGGTTCACCTTCTGCTAATACAAAACTCACATTATCCAGTTCAGCATTTAACCCAATTCCTGCCCAAGTCATCAAAGCTAGAACACCTGGTAATGTTGTCCAACTATAAACTTTATTCCAGATAGATGCAGCAATACGAATATCTGGAATTTTTTGGTATATCTCGCTGGTTTGCCATTGAGATAAAAGTCTATCTGGTTGTAGATAATCATTAAGTGAAATCACCTCAACATCATCTGAAGGCTGAGTTAAAATTATGATGTCTGTATAGGAATTATCTATATTTCTTTGAGCAAGAGTAAATATTTTTTTTAAGAAATTGATCACAATTGTGTTATCTAATTCTTGAGATATTGGCAATATTTTTTGATGAGAATTAACTAGCATTAATTTTTATCCAGGTATTTAAATAAATCATCTAAGATGGCGTTTGCTGACAGGATATTTCCGAAAATCCAGTAACTTGAATTAACAGTATAGATTCGTTGATTTTGAACAGCTTTCAGGTTTTGCCAAAGTGGACTATTCTGATATTTTTGAAAAGTTGGTTCTGCACCCGGATCTAAAACTATAAATAAAATATCAGCATTGATTAAATCTAAACGTTCTAAACTAACTGAAACCAAAGGCTGATTTTCATTAGTAGTAAGTTGATTTTGAATTTCTGGTAGAGGGATTCCGACTTCTGTAATTAGACTACCAGGAAATGAATATTTAGTGCGAAATTCTGTAAATTGATTACCAGCATAAAAACGACTAATAGAAACTGTTTTTCCTTTGAGGTTATGATTGACAAATATGCGTATTTTTTCAACTCGTTGTTGATATTCGTCAAGTAATTTTTTTGCCTGTTCACTTTTACCTGTTGTCTCAGCAATACGTGAGAACGCATCTTTCCAACCAAATTGTATATAATCAAATGTTACTGTCGGTGCTATTTGGGAAAATAATTTATATTGTTCTGCACTAATAGAAAAACCTAAAATTAAATCTGGATTTAACTGCACCATTTTTTCTATATTTGGTTGACTATCTTTTCCTAAAGAAACAACACCTTCAGCTTTTTTACCCAACTTTGGTATTATGCTTCCTGCAATATTAGGCTGTATTGCTGCTACTGGTTTTAAGTCCAGTGCTAACAACGCTTCCATAGAAGTTTCATCTAAAGCGATTATGCGTTGAGGTTGTAAAGGAATACAGCTTTCTCCTAATTCATGCTTAATAATTCGACATTCTGATGTAAGAGACTTGACTTTTGATGAGTAGGTTTCTTGAGAGGAAAAAGTATAACAGCCTTTGAGAAATATTACAGCTAGGGTGATGATCAAAAATAATTTGATATGATAAAACCATTTTCTAATCATTGCATCATTTGGCGATGAATTGAGTAATAAAACAGCCCTCAGAACATTCAAGTGCTGTATGTAATTTGCCATAAATCGCAATTTTAAAAACTACCCATTTGAGTAATTTGTAAATTACAATTGCCAGCCCAATGTAAATTTCACAGTACGGGGTGCGCCAGGAGAAACGCGCAAAATGCCACTAGCTGCTTCAAAATACTCATTATCAAACAAGTTCTGTAAATTTAAAGCAGCACGGAAATTATTTCGGCGATAAAACAAGGCAGCATCAGTCCGTAAATAACCCGGCAGACTAAAGCTATTATTTAAATTTCCCTCTCTTTCTCCTACATAAAAGAGTCCTAAACCAAATCCTAAACCTTGGAGATTCCCTTTTTGAAGTTCGTAGGTACTCCACAAACTAATCGCGTGTTCTGGCACGTTACTAAGGCGGTTTCCGACTGGAAGATCATTGTCTTCAGTAATTTGTGCATCGGTGTAAGCGTAGCCACCAATTATTTTCCATCCTGGTGCAATTTCACCTGTGATATCTACTTCAAAACCACGACTTCTTTGTTCCCCTGTCTGGATAGAAGTATTTCCGCTTGGATCCCTGAGATCAGTAGTGAGAACGTTTGAGCGGGTGAGTTGGTATAAAGCTAGACTTGAAGAAAGATTTTTTGTCCAATCTACTTTTACCCCCACTTCATATTGAGTTCCCTTTTCTGGTTCAAAAAGTCTGTTATCGAAATTTGTCCCAGTGACTTGTTCAAAGGAACGGCTATAATTAGCGTATAAAGAAACGGCTTGACTCGGTTGATAGACAATACCAATTCGTGGGCTAAATGCTTCATCCTGCTGAAAAGATGTGGTTTCGCCTTGAGCATCTTCTATTTTTTGGCTGACAATATCAAATCTTCCACCTAGAACTAACTTCAAGTTTTCTGAAAAGGAAATTTGGTTTTGTAAATAAATGCCTAAACCAT from Nostoc sp. UHCC 0870 includes these protein-coding regions:
- a CDS encoding ferric iron reductase, yielding MLVNSHQKILPISQELDNTIVINFLKKIFTLAQRNIDNSYTDIIILTQPSDDVEVISLNDYLQPDRLLSQWQTSEIYQKIPDIRIAASIWNKVYSWTTLPGVLALMTWAGIGLNAELDNVSFVLAEGEPKALWFHDLSDNVIYPQRLPIPIPRLTKLSKKICGVMR
- a CDS encoding (2Fe-2S)-binding protein, with the protein product MWGNAVNASEWQFAKLNKVTNSESIKTDYSVLYEQAYSSVMPGRNPLYNLVRTEQLNEPGLPATATVRLTCCLYAFIPPCDEKCTNCPLLKPQERIAQIKEYMKESD
- a CDS encoding iron-siderophore ABC transporter substrate-binding protein, which gives rise to MIRKWFYHIKLFLIITLAVIFLKGCYTFSSQETYSSKVKSLTSECRIIKHELGESCIPLQPQRIIALDETSMEALLALDLKPVAAIQPNIAGSIIPKLGKKAEGVVSLGKDSQPNIEKMVQLNPDLILGFSISAEQYKLFSQIAPTVTFDYIQFGWKDAFSRIAETTGKSEQAKKLLDEYQQRVEKIRIFVNHNLKGKTVSISRFYAGNQFTEFRTKYSFPGSLITEVGIPLPEIQNQLTTNENQPLVSVSLERLDLINADILFIVLDPGAEPTFQKYQNSPLWQNLKAVQNQRIYTVNSSYWIFGNILSANAILDDLFKYLDKN
- a CDS encoding MFS transporter — protein: MRNFLIVWLGQLVSTIGSNMTGFAIEIWAWEITGKATTLTLVGFFSLLPSIIITPISGVIVDRFNRKFLMMVGDTVAVLSTIVILLLHLTNNLQIWHFYLTGAIVGTFNQFQSLAYSASVSLMIPKQHYTRASSLEFLSGYGSQIIAPALAGYLYTVIGFLGIWLIDISTFIVAIGSLLFVSIPQPIPTTKNENIANIWQDLGLGWRYITTHKSLLALLIVNLLFWLPHDVGNSLYSPMILSRTNNNTLVLGSLAAAAGVGGVIGAIVVSTWGGFKRKIKGVLWGMMGAGISKIVFGLGRTPWVWIPGQFCSSLNFPLNGSSDSAIWLAKVPPNVQGRVFAARSLLLQIASAVGYLIAGPLADQVFAPALQSGGVLVGILGGLFGTGTGAGIALLYVICALCMLLVGWLGFSVRLLRDVEDIVPDHDEEYSQLK